The following coding sequences lie in one Anguilla rostrata isolate EN2019 chromosome 8, ASM1855537v3, whole genome shotgun sequence genomic window:
- the zbtb22b gene encoding zinc finger and BTB domain-containing protein 22b: MQSVSVEEGCSSASGAPGGSVVQVCFPSVRAAVLDSLNRQREEGRLCDLSIQVQGQVFRAHRCVLAASSPYFHDQVLLKNMSTVSIPAVMDPLAFESVLSCAYTGQLRMLRDDIVNYLTVGSVLQMWHIVDKCTELLKEGRGGAGGGGQPAGGGAQGGLGGGGAQPGDAHSAPPPPTRPSLSESQSPSSTNYFSPREAGFGGGGGGVGGVASGGAGEGGLNSTPSYCTPSGGEEGFLIEEEDEEQEEEEEEELLLYPRKQERGSSRRKKAASVPEQEAGVSDSFGVSSYQGGDPSPPQKRPTYSQPSIMPRKQWVVVKTERSQDDELIVVSGEEGGEEEEEKEREMDREMEMERERERERERTFSISDVRTLSAELSNRADAEMQAQVDYCQSSEDYLKFDGGLMEQTAPPHPHSSSAGGGASRAVSALLGPVQGGPVQGGSGRAQLFPIDMQGNQILLYSQAPLDSSPPSAGGAGLGGGGASSLKGLGLEHGAVHLSGHGGGGLDGLDGTGPGGAGKVFMCHCGKTFTHKSMRDRHVNMHLDLRPFACPVCAKKFKMKHHLTEHMKTHTGLKPYDCLGCGKKFMWRDSFVRHRSHCERHGGGGGEGGGGAEGGGVVSPPHHHHHHHLHLNSDIGQSGIGARGGLPSSGGLGVRSGISVLSPPHHSGGGGGVSGLTAGGPGALLGVSVLGLGGGHGSCSDDVCEVTVSESSVT, encoded by the exons ATGCAGTCTGTGTCAGTGGAGGAGGGCTGCAGCAGTGCCTCTGGCGCCCCCGGTGGCTCGGTGGTGCAGGTGTGCTTCCCCAGCGTGCGAGCGGCAGTCCTGGACAGCCTGAAccggcagagggaggagggccGGTTGTGTGACCTCTCCATCCAGGTGCAGGGCCAGGTGTTCAGGGCTCACCGCTGCGTTCTGGCCGCCTCCTCGCCCTACTTCCACGACCag gtgttgCTGAAGAACATGTCGACGGTCTCCATACCGGCGGTGATGGACCCGCTGGCGTTCGAGAGCGTCCTCAGCTGCGCCTACACGGGCCAGCTGCGCATGCTGCGCGACGACATCGTCAACTACCTCACCGTGGGCAGCGTGCTGCAGATGTGGCACATCGTGGACAAGTGCACCGAGCTGCTgaaggaggggcggggcggggctgggggcggcgGCCAGCcggccgggggcggagcccagggcgggctgggagggggcggggcccagccGGGCGACGCCCACTCGGCAccgcccccgcccacccgcccctCCCTCAGCGAGAGCCAGTCCCCGAGCAGCACCAACTACTTCAGCCCCCGGGAGGCGGGGttcggagggggagggggcggagtcgggggcgtggcctccgGGGGAGCCGGGGAGGGGGGCCTGAACTCGACGCCCAGCTACTGCACGCCCTCCGGTGGCGAAGAGGGCTTCCTGatcgaggaggaggacgaggagcaggaggaggaggaagaggaggagctccTGCTCTACCCCAGGAAGCAGGAGCGGGGGAGCAGCCGGAGGAAGAAGGCGGCGTCCGTCCCGGAGCAGGAGGCAGGCGTGAGCGACAGTTTCGGGGTGTCGTCCTACCAGGGCGgggacccctcccccccgcagaaACGCCCCACCTACAGCCAGCCCAGCATTATGCCCCGGAAGCAGTGGGTGGTGGTGAAGACGGAGCGTTCCCAGGACGACGAGCTCATCGTGGTGTCCGGCGAGGAaggcggggaggaggaggaggagaaggagagggagatggacagggagatggagatggagagagagagggagagggagagagagaggaccttCAGCATCTCCGACGTCAGGACGCTGTCGGCTGAGCTGAGCAACCGAGCGGACGCTGAGATGCAGGCGcag GTGGATTACTGCCAGTCCTCTGAAGACTACCTCAAGTTCGACGGCGGCCTCATGGAGCAGAccgcccccccgcacccccacagCAGCTCCGCGGGCGGCGGCGCCAGCCGGGCCGTTTCGGCGCTGCTGGGCCCGGTCCAGGGCGGCCCGGTCCAGGGCGGCTCGGGCCGCGCCCAGCTCTTCCCCATAGACATGCAGGGCAACCAGATCCTCCTCTACAGCCAGGCCCCGCTggactcctcccctccctccgccgggggggcggggctgggcgggggcggggcctcctccCTGAAGGGGCTGGGCCTGGAGCACGGGGCCGTCCACCTGTCGGGACACGGGGGCGGCGGCCTGGACGGGCTGGACGGGAcggggcccgggggggcgggCAAGGTGTTCATGTGCCACTGCGGCAAGACGTTCACCCACAAGAGCATGCGGGACCGGCACGTCAACATGCACCTGGACCTGCGCCCCTTCGCCTGCCCCGTCTGCGCCAAGAAGTTCAAGATGAAGCACCACCTGACGGAGCACATGAAGACGCACACTGGCCTCAAGCCCTACGACTGCCTCGGCTGCGGCAAGAAGTTCATGTGGCGCGACAGCTTCGTCCGGCACCGCTCGCACTGCGAGAGGcacggcgggggcgggggcgagggcgggggcggggccgagggagggggcgtggtctccccgccccaccaccaccaccaccaccacctccacctgaaCAGCGACATCGGCCAGAGCGGCATTGGTGCCCGAGGCGGGCTCCCCTCCTCCGGGGGCCTGGGTGTCAGAAGCGGGATCTCGGTTCTGTCGCCCCCCCATCATtccggcggcgggggcggggtttcgGGGCTGACCGCGGGCGGGCCGGGGGCCCTCCTGGGGGTGTCCGTTCTGGGGCTGGGCGGGGGCCACGGCTCGTGCTCGGACGACGTGTGCGAGGTGACCGTGAGCGAGAGCAGCGTCACTTAA